A window of Chryseobacterium sp. IHB B 17019 genomic DNA:
CCAAATCCGGCCAGGGATATTTGAAAATGAGTGGATAGGGTTGTTCAAAATATTTAATTTCAGATTCCATATTTCAGTTGTTTTGTTATTATAAATGAAACTTAGAGAGTTTGACATTTGTATTTTTTCTCTTGCTTACACAGACAAAAAAGCATAAGCATATCATACCAATCTTGGGCATCCTTCTTCATAATATCAGTATATAAAATATCTTATCCGGCCAAGGATAAGATATCGTTGTTTATAATTTTTGTGATGGATCAATTATAATCTAAAGTGATGTATCTTGAGTTTCCCTATCTGGCCATGCAAAGCATTTGGGATCATAACGATTTGTATCTACCAGGTAAAAAGTATTCAGACCTTGTATCAGGCTGCCCCAGCCTAGGAACAATTGTTTTATCTCTTCCTGATACTTCCCAAAATCAGGAAGGTCTTCCTGTAAAGCAATAAGTTCTGCAAGATCATCGTCATGAATTTTCATGGCTTCAGACAAAGCATCTTCTAATGACAAGTTATAGTTTCTTTGTAAGACGATAACGATATTCATAACTTCCGTATCCTTGCTTAGTTCTTTTTTCAATCCCTGGATATCATTCTGCCAGGCAATAATTCTAGACCATAGGGATCGAACACGCTGTATCACAGGGTGGCGTTCTATCTCTTCTGTTAAAAAAATACCAAACTCCGCATCAACCAGATAGAAATAAGGAAATATTACAATTGAATATTCCCGGATTACTTTAAACAATGCAAGTGAAGGTACTGTTTGAGTGGCCTTATAACTAGCCTCTTCCTGAGCGCCGTATCTTGTAACGGTGTAAAATTCTTGTGCCAAGCGCTCCATCCATTCATCAGGCATAAAAGCACCAAATTCATCTCTGATTTTAGCGGCCTGAATGAAATATCCGGGATCTTCCGGAGTAAGGCTGTCTCCTCTGAATATTGCTTCGAGTCGCTTACCATATTTAGTAATCTCTTCTTCGGTTGCATATTCAAGCTGATCGTCAAATATGGTATGGAAAACAACAAGCCGATGCATAGGTGTTACGCGCTCATAACTTGCATAAGGATACATTCTTGCCGAACACTTGTGCAGGTCCATGCTCTTGTATCGTTCACGTATATTTTCAGATAAATATACATAATCGGTATCAATCCAGTTTCTGTAATCGATACCCATTTGTTCCACATTAGTATTGATTTTATCTGGCCAAGGGTAATAACCTTGAGGCAGGTAATTCGACGGGTTGTAATCTTCTGGTTTCATTTTTTTTAAATTAAAGTGATAAATTGATGTTTGATAGGTTGTTATTATGATAGAATAGTTTTAATTTAAAATATTCTTGCACAATGTATTCTTGAACCTGATTCAGCTTTGCTTTGAGTTGTGCTGCTCCAGGAATCCAGCTGCGGTATAACGGTCTGGTTTTGTAGATATTTAACAACAGCTTCTGCAATAGTCCAAAATCGGGAAGCGGGCCGGGAGTTCTATATAAATACTGTCATTTCTTTTTATCCTTATTATTGAACTTCTATATTTTCGTATCATTATTAATCTCCGGCCATGCAAAACCTTCACCACCAGCAAGGTAGCGCTCTGTGTCTTTTATATAATGAGTATTAAGTCCTTGTAATATTGAGCCAAGACTTGTAACATAGTCATACACCTGTTGCTGGTAACTGCCAAAATCCGGTAAATTTTCATGAAGTGCTACAAATTCACTAACGTCTTGATCATGAATATGTTTCGCCTCAGTGACAGCTTCTTCTAAAGATATATTTTGACCTTTTTGTAAAACAAGAATTAAGTTCATTAACTCTGTATCAAGCCCCAGCTCTTTTCGTAAGGAGTAAAAATCGTTCTGCCATGCCTCGATTCTTGATGTAAGTGCTCGCAGACGTTGTATTACAGGATGCTCTTCGATATATTTTGGCAAAACAAAATTTACTTCAATATCCGCCCAGTATAAATATGGATACATATTTACGGAGTACTCTCGCAATATTAGAAAATATTCTAACGAAGGAATGCGCTTAGCCAACTTAAATGGGGTTTCTTCCTGTACACCATATTTATAACAACGAGATAGATTTTCGATAAATCGTTCTAGCCATTCGGATGGCATAAAGGATTTGTATTCATCTCTTATAAGGGCTAAATGCTGGAAAATACCATTCTCATCAGGAAAAGGAGTAGAGCCGTTCAGTATTTCTATTGCCCGATCGCAGTCTCTTTTTTTCTCTTCAATTGTTGCAAATTCCATCTGATCGTCCATCACAACAAAATTGAGGACAAATCGATTACAGGGTATTGTTTGTTCATAGCTTGCTTTGGGAATCATTCGGGCAGTACATAAATGAAACCCCATTTTTTTATATTTTCT
This region includes:
- a CDS encoding terpene synthase family protein, which gives rise to MKPEDYNPSNYLPQGYYPWPDKINTNVEQMGIDYRNWIDTDYVYLSENIRERYKSMDLHKCSARMYPYASYERVTPMHRLVVFHTIFDDQLEYATEEEITKYGKRLEAIFRGDSLTPEDPGYFIQAAKIRDEFGAFMPDEWMERLAQEFYTVTRYGAQEEASYKATQTVPSLALFKVIREYSIVIFPYFYLVDAEFGIFLTEEIERHPVIQRVRSLWSRIIAWQNDIQGLKKELSKDTEVMNIVIVLQRNYNLSLEDALSEAMKIHDDDLAELIALQEDLPDFGKYQEEIKQLFLGWGSLIQGLNTFYLVDTNRYDPKCFAWPDRETQDTSL
- a CDS encoding terpene synthase family protein — protein: MKPEDFNPQDYLPQGCYPWPDLINPNIAQMEIDMNNWIDHDYTYLSEKARRKYKKMGFHLCTARMIPKASYEQTIPCNRFVLNFVVMDDQMEFATIEEKKRDCDRAIEILNGSTPFPDENGIFQHLALIRDEYKSFMPSEWLERFIENLSRCYKYGVQEETPFKLAKRIPSLEYFLILREYSVNMYPYLYWADIEVNFVLPKYIEEHPVIQRLRALTSRIEAWQNDFYSLRKELGLDTELMNLILVLQKGQNISLEEAVTEAKHIHDQDVSEFVALHENLPDFGSYQQQVYDYVTSLGSILQGLNTHYIKDTERYLAGGEGFAWPEINNDTKI